Genomic segment of Acidobacteriota bacterium:
CTATTCAATCATGTGCTTGAGTTGATGAGCAAGAACAAGTCCGAACCGAGCCGAAAAACAGCAACAGGCCGTCGGCACCATTAAAGGATTACCGACAGCCTGTTAATGCTGGGGTGAGGACCCGATTCGCACTCTCGTGCAGCCGTAAAATTGTGAAGCCCTCGGACTTCAAGTGGGAGAAGTCCTTGTATAGCGGGAAAAAGATGTGTTTGCGGTCTTTGCTTTGAGGGCTTCGTCGGTTGCATTCCGATTGATTGGGAATCAATCTTCCGGCGACCAGCGCAATTTGGGATTGCGCTCAAAAAAACTGTTTCATCGCGCTCAACTCGATTGGCCTGTGAAGGCCGACCCGCGCCCCTTACGCCACACAATGTGCCCCGTTCTTTGCGTGACGTAAGGTGCGCGGGTCGAAGCTGTAATTACCGGCTAAATCCGACCCCCGTGTCCTTTTACTTTAACCAGCAATTACATTTCCACGAGGAGCTGCGCTCCAAACTCAAACAATTTTTCAACTCAAACTTTTAAGTTTTCGATCCGCGCGCCTTACGCGACGTAGTGTGCCCCGTTCCCCACGTCACGTAAGGTGCGCGAATCGAAGGTGCAATTACCGGCTAAATCCGACCCCCGTATCCTTTGCTTTAACCGGCAATTACAAACTCAATGTCTCTCTTCAATCTCGTGTCAACTCGACTCAATCGGCTTGTTAAATTCCGGCTCGTCAACTACGCCACTCGTTGTGCCCCGTTCTTCGAGTAACGCAGTCAACGAACCGCATTTGTGATTGATGACTAAAATCCGACCCCCGTGTCTTTTCCAGCCGTCAATCACAAGATTAACCCTTCAGGCGCTTGCCATTGGGTTTATTTTCAAGCCGACCCGCCGGAAGCCGCGTCGTGCGATGTGCCCCGTTCTTTTTCACACGGCGCGACCTCCGGCGAATCGAAGGGTGCGGTCAACAACCCGAATCCGACCCCCGTTTTCTCCGAATCGCTGACCACAAATCGAGAGGAGTTTCGCTCCAAACTTGCTTTCAAATTTCTGTGAATCTCTTTCTCCGCGCTCGACTCCATCGGAAACGTAAGGCCGATTCGCGCCCCTTACGCCACACAATGTGCCCCGTTCTTTGCGTGACGTAAGGTGCGCGAACCGAAGCTGTAATTACCGGCTAAATCCGACCCCCGTATCCTTTGCTTTAACCAGCAATTACATTCCCTTGGAGGAGCAGCGCTCCTGCAATCTTTTTTAGGGAGAATCACCATTGCGCTCAAAAGCTCGCACAAAGGTGAGGTTTGCGTTTTGCTTGAGCAGCCTGACCTTGATTCTCCCACTCTGCTTCAAACAACTTCAGGAACTTTCGCGTTGTTTCTCCGTTCCCATCGCGTTACGCCAAGCCATAAAGCAACGAGCGTGCCAACGAAAGACCGACAAAAAACTTTCCTGCTAAAACATTGAAATACCTAGATTTACACCTCAGAAAATTTTCTGACAGGGCGGTTACCTCCGCGGGTTTCTTCTTTTCCGAAAGCTCTTGTCTTTGATTGTAGACATTCTGAAGTTGAAGCTGTCCACGATTGACGACAACAGTTGTGGACAGTAAACATATTTGGACGGTAGCCGAGGATGCGTGCGTTTTGGCCATTCCGATAATTTTACGGGCTAACCGGGAGGCGGGTTTGAGGCGAGTCAGGCTGTTGGCATACTATGGCGTGTCTCCAAACAAGCTATGAAATCAAAAGTAGTAAAACAAATCAGCGACGATCAAAGATTCGAGGTCCGCAAAACCAGACTTAGTAATGGGTTGGTTGTGTTGACAGAACAAATGCCGTACCTGCGCTCGGTCAGTTTCGGAGTGTTTCTTCGCAGCGGTTCGCGCCATGAAACTGAAGACAGGCATGGGTTGACGCATTTCATCGAACACGCTCTTTTCAAAGGCACGCGGCGACGCTCTGTCGCACAGATTGCGGCGGAAGGCGACGCGTTGGGCGGAAATCTTGACGCGTTCACGGGTCGGGAGATGGTCGGGTTTTACAATAATGTTTTAGATGAGCACCTGCCGCAAGCCTTTGATTTGATTGCTGATGTTGTGACATCACCAGCGTTCGACCCGCACGAATTGCGAAAAGAACGCGGCGTTATCATCGAAGAAATCAAAATGGTTGAAGACACGCCGGATGATTTAATCTTCGATCTTTTTTGCTCTCACTTTTATCCGAAACACCCGCTTGGCCGACCCATTCTGGGCACCGCGAAAACGCTGTCCAGATTCACCAACGGCGTGGTGGAAAATTATTACGACGAAATTTACTGCCCGAACAATCTGGTGATCGCCGCCGCCGGAAACATCGAGCACTCCCAAATGGTCAAGCTGGCGAAAGCTTATTTCGGACGATTGCAAACCCGCCGGTCAAAACTGGTTTCTTCAACACCACGATCAACCGCTTCCTTGAGAGTGCGGCATAAAGCGGAACTGGAACAATCTCACATCGTGATTGGTGTTCCCTGCCCGTCGCTGGTGAGCGATGACATTTACACCGCCAATTTGCTGGCGGTGATCTTGGGCGGAGGGATGAGTTCGCGGTTATTTCAAACCATCCGCGAGGAATTCGGATTGGCGTACACTGTTTTCGCCAGCATCAATCCCTTTCGCGATTGCGGTTATTTGACGATTTACGCGGGAACTTCGACCGACCGTCTGGACAAAACCATCGAAGCCACAATGGCCGAATTGCGAAAAATCAAAACCGAGTTGATCAGCGAAGAAGAGCTGGAGCGCAACAAGGAGCAGTTGAAAGCCTCCGTGCGGCTGAACCTGGAATCCTCCGGGTCGCGCATGAGCGCGCTGGCGTCCAATGAAATGAATTTTGGCCGCTTCATTTCCACCGACGAAGTCATTTCCGAAATTGAGGCCGTGACCGTTGAAGGTTTGCGCGCGCTGGCCAAAAAGGTTTTTCGATCCGGCAGACTCGCCGTCACCCTGTTGGGAGACTTGAAAGGTTTCAAACTGAAACGGTCGCGGTTAGAGTGTTAAAGAGATAGCGCCGCTCCAAAACAAGCGGCAAATTTTTATGAACAAAGAGTTTCTCAATCGTTTTTGGGCTTTGATTCGGTTGCGGTACAAATTGGTCTGGGCGTACGCGCGAACCGGAAACGGCAAGGTGGCCATGTTGTTTGCCGTTTATTTGATCGGGGGTTTCTTCGCGTTGTTTTTTGCGCTTGGCGGATTGGGCATGGGAATGGCGATCAGTTCCATGGAACCCGGACGCGTAGAATACTTCGCCCGTTGGATTTTGACTGGACTGTTCATCAATGGCATTGGATTAAGCCTGCTTTTCGGAGCCGGGCCGCGCTCGGCATTTTCAGAAGAAGCAATGCGACGTTATCCGCTGAACGCTCGCCAACGGTTTCTGGTCAGGCAAATCATCGGCATTTTCGATCCCATCTGGTTATTGATTGTTTCCTCGACATTTGGATTGGCAATTGGGTTTTGGTGGCTCGGCGGCGGTTCGTTGTTCAGAACCGTGTTGGCGGTTGTCATCTTTATCAGTGCCAATTATCTGGCAACCATCACATTGCTGACGATCATTGGATTGATCATGCAAACCCGTCAAGGCGCAGGTGTTCTGGGGACGATGGTCCTGGTGATGATTTCGTTTGGACCACTGGTAATCGCACTGTTGATCAACAACCGGAAAACCGTCGCCTGGAATGCCCTGGATAAACTCATACAATTTACTCCGCCCGGAGCGGCGGCAGGCGTAATTGCCGGCGATACGGCCGCCACTGTGTTGAGCAGTTTTATTCTGCTTCTGTTGTGGTGTCTGGCGTTGGTATGGGCGCTGGAAAAACTGGAAACCATCTCATTCGACTCCAGCCAAACCGTTTCGGCCACCATCGTCTGGCAAGATTACCTGGATCAAATTGGCGATCTGTTTGGACACAAATACGCGCCTTTGATCAGCCGCGGGTTGCGCTATCATCTGCGCTGCAAAATGGTTCTGTTCAATTTGCTCACTGCGCCGATTATCGTGCTGGCAGGTCAATACCTGATTCCACACCGCACCGCGCAAGCGCATTTTTCCATTATGCTGGCGATGTTCTTCATCATGAGCAGCGCGACAGGAGCGGCAATGATGCTGAATGGGTTTGGTTACGACGACGCTGGAATACGTCGCTACGCCATTTTGCCGATTCAATTTGTTGACGCGCTACGGGCCATGAATCTTTCTTCCCTGCTGTTGCGAACCGTTGCGGTGTTTGTTTCGTTCGCCTTATGGTTGATGCTTTATAACAGTCAGGTGGTTTCGTGGCGAATGCTGGCCATGCTGTTTTCGACTTCGCTGGGGGGATTGCTGCTGTATAACGCGCTGGGGTTTTGGACCTCAGTGTTTTCGCCCAAAAACATGGACTTCGACGCGATGTGGAACAACCGGCTTTCGTTTGGATCAATCCTGGTGGTGACAGTTGGCATGATCATTCCTTTTCATGGGTTGATGACGCTGGCCCAACGCGACAGTTTGGAAACCGTGTTACATTTTTGGTGGATTTCGGCGCTGGCAATGATTGCCTGTGCCGGGATTTATGCTTTTTCTTTTTACGCGATAGAGCGCTTTCTGACATCTCGCCGGGAAAAATTGATTAACCTGATCGCCGGAGCGCGAAGTTGAGCATAATGATGATGATTGCACCTGCTGAAATTGAACCCATTGTTTCCGAGCATCCTGACCGATTTGCTTTATCCGGATTTTTCCCGGCTATTCGCATCGAAGGACTGACCAAACGATTTGGTGATTTGGCCGCCGTGGATCATCTTTCACTGACGGTTCCCACTGGAAGCATGTTCGGCTTTCTTGGGCCGAACGGCGCAGGCAAAAGCACTACGATCGGTTGCCTGACAGGATTGCTTGATCCCACTTCGGGCAGGATCGAATTGCTCGGCAAAAAGTTTGACAGCGATTCGAGCGATCTGAAACGCCGCATCGGTGTTATGCCCGAAGGGCTGGGACTGTTCGATCATCTTTATGCCCACGAATTTCTGGCCTTCAATGCGAGGATGTTCGGATTGGCCGAAGCCACCGTTCGCCAGCGCGTGGAAGAGCTGCTGGTTGCCATGGATCTGGCTTCGGCAACTCACAAACGGTTGGCCGAATACAGCACGGGTATGCGCAAAAAAGTCGCTTTTGCCGCCGCAATCATTCACCGTCCGGAAATTCTGTTTCTGGATGAACCGTTTGAAAGCATTGATCCGGCGGGCGTAGCAATGCTGAAAGATTGGCTGCGCCGTTTTGTCGCCGGAGGCCGAACGGTTTTTATGACCACGCACGTGTTGGAAACCGTCGAACGATTGTGTGACGAGGTGGCCATCATCAATCACGGCAAAATCGCCTGGCAGGGCGATGTCGCCAAATTGATGACTGGCGGCAAGCTGGAATGCGATGGCCGACAGTTCGACACGCTCGAAGCCCTGTTTTTACACCTTGTCGGCGAACGGCACGGCGAATTGGGATGGCTATAACAAGTAACGCATGTTGGGAAATCTGCGTTATATTTACCAGAAGAACTTATGTACTGCCCAAACTGTGCGAATCAGATCGAAACCAACCAAAAATTCTGTCGTGCTTGCGGAGCCAATGTCAGCCTGGTGCCACAAGCCCTGACAGGTCAATTGCCGGTTGCCATCCCCGATGACAGCGATTTGAGCTTTCACGAACGCCGCAAACGTCGCCGCCGCAAAGAAGCAACCATCGAGGGCGCCATCGGCAAATTCTTTTCTGGCATTGGTTTTCTGTTGGCGGCACTGTTTGTGACATTCAGATTTCCCGGCGGATTCACTTGGGGCTGGTCATTTCTGTTTCCGGCATTTGCCCTGATTGGCGAAGGCATTGGCCAATACGTGAAGGTAAAGCAGATGGAGCGTCAGCGTGCCTTTACTCCTCAAATGATGCCAACCAATTTCCAACAATCTGTTCCGCCCCAACCGCGCGTGGCTGAACTTTCCGCGCCGACGACTTCGGAACTGGTTTCTCCTCCCTCCAGCATTTCCGAACACACGACCAAACATTTGAATCGTCAATAACCGTGCCCTTCAAACCGCGTTTACATTCAACGAGGACATCCAATGACAAGTTTCGTTTCCCGCCTGAAACCGCTTCTGTACCTGATTTTCGTCGCGCTGCCGTTGATCGGATGCAGCAAAACAACAACCAATTCCGCTTCCGGTTCCAGTGCCGGAACGCCGGCCAGTTCTTCCTCTTCCAGCAGCGAATCTGCTGGCGGCGGAACGTTCGAGGGAGTGATCACGTCCAAAATGAGCCTTAGCAGCCAGGGCATGGAAATCAAATACTCCATCAAAGGCACACGCACTCGCGTTGAAACGCAGCTTGCGGCGGGCGGCACACAAACCGGCGTGATGCTGATGGATCTCGCTTCCGGATCGCAAACCATGTTGTTGCCGCAAATGAAAACCTACATGACCACCAACTGGAACGCGGAAGGCGGGTTGAAAAATCTGGCCGAAAAGATGGCCGAAAAGACCGGCAACACGTCGTTCAAGGCGACCGCCACCGGCAAAACCGAAACCATCGCCGGTCACACTTGCACGCATTGGATTTTGGGCGACAAACAAGACATGGATGTTTGCCTGGCCAAAGGCCTGGGCTATTTCGGCGGTGGAGGCCAATCCGGCAGCGTGCTGGATCAACTCCGCAACCTCGCGCTCGGCGACAAAGCCAAAGCCCAATTTCAAGATAACCCCGAATTTCTGAAATTCGTCGAAGGCGGCGCGTTCCCACTGAAACTCGCCACCATCGAAAACGGCCAACCGCGCGCCATCATGGAAGTCACCAGCGTCGAACAAAAACCGCTGGACGATTCGCTGTTCGCAATTCCAGCCGACTACCACAAGATGGAAATTCCAGGAATTCCAACAGGCAAGAAGTAAATTCAATACTGATAAGGAACATTCAAATATGAACCGACGAGAATTTATTCAACACACCGCGCTTATCACGGCTGCCACCGCGGCCTCTTTACCAGCAATTGGCGGATTCACCGCCGAAGCCAAGGTCAATTGGCCGGTTGGCTGTTTCAATCGTCCCTGGACGAAATGGTCGTTTGACGAAACGCTGAAGCAGATCAAAGCCGCCGGATACAAAACCACGGGATTGCTCAGCCGCACGCGCGAAGAACCGTTCATCGCGGCAGATGCCAAACCGGAATATCTGGACGCGCTGAAAAAGAAGCTGGCCGCCAGCGGTTTGACGGCCAACATGGGCGCGCTGCGCTCGCGGCACAACATTCCCATCGAAGATTCCGTCAAGGAAATGCGCCAGCAGATTGATAACGCCAAGTTTCTGGGCTTGCAATACATTCTGACCTTCGGCGTGGACAAGCCGGAAGAGTACGCGCATTACTACAAAGTCATGCACGAATCCGCCGTGTATGCCGACGAAAAGAAAATCAAGCTGGTCATGAAACCGCACGGCGGAGGCAGCGGCGCTTCGGACGAAATCTTGCGCGCCATGAAAGAAGTCAATCATCGCAACTTCAAGATTTGGTACGACGCCGGAAACATCATCTATTACACCGGCAAAGACCCAATTGAAGAGTTGAAACCGATCGTCCAACACGTGACCGGTTTCTGCGCCAAAGATTGCCCGTCGGTCAAAGGCGAAGTGATGAGCCAGTTTGGCACCGGCAAAGTGGATTTCGCAGGCGTGTTCAAGGTGATGAAAGCCGCCGGATTCAAAGGGCCGATTATGGTCGAAGGCGTCAAAGTCGGCGCAACCCCCGAAGAAACCGCCGCCAACGCCAAAGCTAATCGCGAATTCCTGGAAAAGGTTCTGGCTTCGGTTTAACCAATGCAGAAGCCCGCACGGAGTAAGGGCGCTAAGCGTGAGAATGGACTGCGCCCCTACTCCGTGCGGGCTTCCGCATCTGTCACGGCTTGAACCTATGTTGATCGTTAACCGCCGAGATTCCAACGTCATCCACACGCCGCACGGTTCTGAGATTCGTCCTCTGATGGATCGAACGACTTCGCCGATCAATCTGTGTTCGCTGGCGGAAGAACTCTTGCCACCCGGCGCAACCGTTCCGCCGCATCACCACGAAGTGCTGGAAGAGATTTACTACATTGTCGAAGGTATTGGGGTAATGACTGTTGGAGAAGAACAGCGCGAAGTCGGCGCGGGTGACGCTATCTACATTCCGCGCCAGCATCGCCACACGCTGACCAACACTGGCTCAACACCGATGCGGATTTTGCTGGTGTGCGGCCCAGCGTTCTTTTACGAAGATCATCGGTTGGAATCCGCCGGGCACCAGAAATGAAACGGGTCGTCGTCATTGGCACTTCGGGAACGGGCAAAACGACCTTTGCCGGCAAGCTGGCACGCTTACTGAACGTGCCGCACATCGAACTGGATCAATTGCACTGGAACCCGAACTGGCGGGAAACGCCGCGCGATCAGTTTATTGAAAAGGTCAAGGTTGCGACCGATGCGCCCGCCTGGGTTGTAGATGGCAATTACACCACTAAAGTTAGCCGCATTGTCTGGCAACGCGCGGACACTATCGTCTGGTTGGAGTATCCGTTTCGCGTCATTCTCTTTCGGTTGCTGATTCGCACCTTCAAAAGGCTGGTGTTGGGCGAAGAATGTTGCAACGGCAACCGCGAATCGTGGCGAATGGTGTTTTCTCACGATTCCATCATTTTGTGGGCGTTTCAATCGCATTGGCGGCATCGGCGAGAGTACGCCGCCAAGCTGCGCGATCCGGCGCACGCGCATTTGCGCCAGGTACGGCTTCGCACTCCTGCCGAGGCCGAACGTTGGCTAAAACAGATTCGCGCTTGAATCATCAAAATGGTGAAAAGGGTAGCGCAACCAGCCATGGTTGCGAGGCTTATTTTGAATTCGCCCCTATCGAAAACGACGCAACCATGGCTGGTTGCGCTACTGTGATACGAAAGATGGAGAACAAAACTGTATTGGATGTGATTGTGATTGGCGGAGGCCCTACGGGACTGGCCTGTGCGATTGAAGCGCAGCGCGCCGGATTCAGCCATCTGGTCATCGAAAAAGGCTGCGTCGTCAATTCCCTTTTCCATTACCCGACACAGCTTGTCTTCTTTACGACGCCGGAATTGCTGGAAATCGGCGACCTGCCGTTTGTTTGCGAACGCGAAAAACCCAATCGCCAGGAAGCACTGAAGTATTACCGTCGCGTGGTAGACACCTACAAACTGAACGTCAACCAGTACGAGCGCGTGCTTGGCGTCAGCGGCACGGACGGCGATTTCCACGTCGAAACCGAATTGATGATGACGGGTGAACGCCGCAGCTTCCGGTCAAAAAAAATCGTTGTCGCCATTGGCTATTTCGACTATCCCAACCTGATGGGCATTCCCGGCGAAGACTTGCCCAAAGTTTCGCACTATTACAAAGACGCGCATCCGTTTTACAACCGCGACGTCGCCATCATCGGCGCAGCCAATTCCGCCGCCATCAACGCGCTTGACCTGTACCGCCACGGAGCGCGCGTGATCATCATTCATCGCCAAGCCCATCTGCGCTCGACCATCAAATACTGGATTCTGCCCGACATCGAAAACCGCATCAAAAACGGAGAAATCGCCGCCCACTTCAACACCATCGTCACGGAAATCAAACCGACTTCGATCTGTATTCGCCATCTGGAAACCGGCGAAGAATCCGAACTGCCGAACGATTTCGTCTTCGCGCTGACGGGTTATCACACCGACAACGATTTTTTGCGCTCGTTGGGGATCGAAATTGATCCTGAAACGATGAAGCCGAAGTTCAACGCCGAAACGATGGAATCCAATGTAAAAGGCATTTATCTGGCAGGCGTCGTCATCGCGGGAAAAGAAACCGGCAAGATTTTCATCGAAAATGGGCGCTTCCACGGTGGCCAGATCGCCAGAGATTTGCTTATTCGCCTCTCAATGCAATGATTGGATTTACTTTTGATGCCCTTCGAGCCGGGATGAAGCTGGCCAGCATAGAAACTGCGAACAACGATGGCGCGATGGTGATGAAGGTTACGAGATCAGTGGCGGCGATTCCGTAAAGCAGGCCTGACATCAATCGGGTCATCATCAGTGAACCAGCCAAACCGATCAAGACTCCCGCCAATGCCAACTTCGCCCCATCGCCAACCACCATCTTCAGGATTGCAGACTGCTGTGCGCCCAGTGCCATTCTGACGCCGAGTTCGTGCGTTTGCTGCGTCACGTTGTATGACATGACGCCGTAAATGCCTACGATTGCCAGCAATCCGGCCACTGCTGCAAAAATCATCAGCAAGGTCAGATTGAAGCGTCGCTGCGCCAGAGAATTGTGCATGATCTCTTCCATCGTTTGCAGTTGCGTCACGGGCAGCGAAGAATCAATCGAATGCAGTTCTTTGCGAATTGATGGGATCAGGCCGCGCGGTTCGACGGTGGTGCGGATGACGAAGCTGCTGATGCGCAACGCTTGCGGCCAGGTGTTTTGCTCCTGCGGGACATAAATCGCCGGATCAACCCCGCCGTCCAGACTGGTCAGTTTGGCATTGCCCACCACGCCGACAATTTCACGAAAGCGAGTTTTTTCCGTCCCAAGTTGCAATCGTTTGCCGACCGGGTCTTCGTTGGGAAAGAAACGGCGCGCCAGTTCTTCGTTGATGATG
This window contains:
- a CDS encoding YpdA family putative bacillithiol disulfide reductase, whose protein sequence is MENKTVLDVIVIGGGPTGLACAIEAQRAGFSHLVIEKGCVVNSLFHYPTQLVFFTTPELLEIGDLPFVCEREKPNRQEALKYYRRVVDTYKLNVNQYERVLGVSGTDGDFHVETELMMTGERRSFRSKKIVVAIGYFDYPNLMGIPGEDLPKVSHYYKDAHPFYNRDVAIIGAANSAAINALDLYRHGARVIIIHRQAHLRSTIKYWILPDIENRIKNGEIAAHFNTIVTEIKPTSICIRHLETGEESELPNDFVFALTGYHTDNDFLRSLGIEIDPETMKPKFNAETMESNVKGIYLAGVVIAGKETGKIFIENGRFHGGQIARDLLIRLSMQ
- a CDS encoding ABC transporter permease, with product VGLATVTFTAEGKPVPVGNEPTADYRTISFDYFRTMGIALRNGREFTEHDKVDTPDAVIINEELARRFFPNEDPVGKRLQLGTEKTRFREIVGVVGNAKLTSLDGGVDPAIYVPQEQNTWPQALRISSFVIRTTVEPRGLIPSIRKELHSIDSSLPVTQLQTMEEIMHNSLAQRRFNLTLLMIFAAVAGLLAIVGIYGVMSYNVTQQTHELGVRMALGAQQSAILKMVVGDGAKLALAGVLIGLAGSLMMTRLMSGLLYGIAATDLVTFITIAPSLFAVSMLASFIPARRASKVNPIIALRGE
- a CDS encoding ABC transporter ATP-binding protein: MIAPAEIEPIVSEHPDRFALSGFFPAIRIEGLTKRFGDLAAVDHLSLTVPTGSMFGFLGPNGAGKSTTIGCLTGLLDPTSGRIELLGKKFDSDSSDLKRRIGVMPEGLGLFDHLYAHEFLAFNARMFGLAEATVRQRVEELLVAMDLASATHKRLAEYSTGMRKKVAFAAAIIHRPEILFLDEPFESIDPAGVAMLKDWLRRFVAGGRTVFMTTHVLETVERLCDEVAIINHGKIAWQGDVAKLMTGGKLECDGRQFDTLEALFLHLVGERHGELGWL
- a CDS encoding zinc ribbon domain-containing protein codes for the protein MYCPNCANQIETNQKFCRACGANVSLVPQALTGQLPVAIPDDSDLSFHERRKRRRRKEATIEGAIGKFFSGIGFLLAALFVTFRFPGGFTWGWSFLFPAFALIGEGIGQYVKVKQMERQRAFTPQMMPTNFQQSVPPQPRVAELSAPTTSELVSPPSSISEHTTKHLNRQ
- a CDS encoding AAA family ATPase; its protein translation is MKRVVVIGTSGTGKTTFAGKLARLLNVPHIELDQLHWNPNWRETPRDQFIEKVKVATDAPAWVVDGNYTTKVSRIVWQRADTIVWLEYPFRVILFRLLIRTFKRLVLGEECCNGNRESWRMVFSHDSIILWAFQSHWRHRREYAAKLRDPAHAHLRQVRLRTPAEAERWLKQIRA
- a CDS encoding cupin domain-containing protein, with product MLIVNRRDSNVIHTPHGSEIRPLMDRTTSPINLCSLAEELLPPGATVPPHHHEVLEEIYYIVEGIGVMTVGEEQREVGAGDAIYIPRQHRHTLTNTGSTPMRILLVCGPAFFYEDHRLESAGHQK
- a CDS encoding DUF4412 domain-containing protein; its protein translation is MTSFVSRLKPLLYLIFVALPLIGCSKTTTNSASGSSAGTPASSSSSSSESAGGGTFEGVITSKMSLSSQGMEIKYSIKGTRTRVETQLAAGGTQTGVMLMDLASGSQTMLLPQMKTYMTTNWNAEGGLKNLAEKMAEKTGNTSFKATATGKTETIAGHTCTHWILGDKQDMDVCLAKGLGYFGGGGQSGSVLDQLRNLALGDKAKAQFQDNPEFLKFVEGGAFPLKLATIENGQPRAIMEVTSVEQKPLDDSLFAIPADYHKMEIPGIPTGKK
- a CDS encoding insulinase family protein codes for the protein MKSKVVKQISDDQRFEVRKTRLSNGLVVLTEQMPYLRSVSFGVFLRSGSRHETEDRHGLTHFIEHALFKGTRRRSVAQIAAEGDALGGNLDAFTGREMVGFYNNVLDEHLPQAFDLIADVVTSPAFDPHELRKERGVIIEEIKMVEDTPDDLIFDLFCSHFYPKHPLGRPILGTAKTLSRFTNGVVENYYDEIYCPNNLVIAAAGNIEHSQMVKLAKAYFGRLQTRRSKLVSSTPRSTASLRVRHKAELEQSHIVIGVPCPSLVSDDIYTANLLAVILGGGMSSRLFQTIREEFGLAYTVFASINPFRDCGYLTIYAGTSTDRLDKTIEATMAELRKIKTELISEEELERNKEQLKASVRLNLESSGSRMSALASNEMNFGRFISTDEVISEIEAVTVEGLRALAKKVFRSGRLAVTLLGDLKGFKLKRSRLEC
- a CDS encoding sugar phosphate isomerase/epimerase, translated to MNRREFIQHTALITAATAASLPAIGGFTAEAKVNWPVGCFNRPWTKWSFDETLKQIKAAGYKTTGLLSRTREEPFIAADAKPEYLDALKKKLAASGLTANMGALRSRHNIPIEDSVKEMRQQIDNAKFLGLQYILTFGVDKPEEYAHYYKVMHESAVYADEKKIKLVMKPHGGGSGASDEILRAMKEVNHRNFKIWYDAGNIIYYTGKDPIEELKPIVQHVTGFCAKDCPSVKGEVMSQFGTGKVDFAGVFKVMKAAGFKGPIMVEGVKVGATPEETAANAKANREFLEKVLASV